One segment of Coffea arabica cultivar ET-39 chromosome 7c, Coffea Arabica ET-39 HiFi, whole genome shotgun sequence DNA contains the following:
- the LOC113699144 gene encoding WAT1-related protein At5g40240-like isoform X1 gives MGDRKGGFWYKELFPFTAMVATQCINVGVSIIFKAATLKGLDFRVFMLYSYCISALLFLPLCYFSHRKSQLPPLTIGLLGRFLFLGFLGFSGQYLGYIGIEYSNPTLASAMTNLTPASTFILAVLFRMEKLEMKSWTTQVKIIGSVITIAGALLVVLYNGPVLIRSSTSSASVLAQHPALVTIAGGTKHSDWVKGGALLAVEYVIVGLWCISQAKVIADYPAELAVVFFYNLSCLILAAPACLMGVTNSSAWNILKPDVRLYSVVYSGVMGSGFGILIQTWGVHIKGPVYIASFMPLSIAIAAIMGFIFLGDDLYLGSVIGSLIISLGFYALIWAKAKEDCEKGDEFGASSSQNAPLLGQYDDSTNEGRASAIA, from the exons atgGGGGACCGGAAAGGAGGGTTTTGGTATAAAGAGCTATTTCCATTCACAGCCATGGTTGCAACACAATGCATCAATGTCGGTGTGAGCATCATCTTCAAAGCAGCCACATTGAAGGGCTTGGACTTTCGTGTCTTCATGCTGTATTCCTATTGCATTTCAGCTCTTCTTTTCCTCCCTCTTTGCTACTTCTCCCACAG GAAATCACAGCTTCCTCCATTAACTATTGGTCTCCTTGGTAGATTTCTCTTCCTCGGGTTTCTTGG CTTTTCCGGTCAATATCTTGGATACATCGGAATCGAGTATAGTAATCCAACACTGGCTTCCGCCATGACCAACCTTACCCCGGCTTCCACATTTATCCTGGCCGTCCTCTTCAG GATGGAAAAGCTAGAAATGAAGAGCTGGACCACCCAGGTTAAGATAATTGGGAGTGTAATAACGATTGCAGGAGCCCTGCTGGTGGTTCTGTACAATGGCCCAGTGCTGATAAGGAGCTCTACATCTTCAGCTTCTGTTCTTGCACAACACCCAGCACTTGTTACCATCGCCGGCGGAACCAAACACTCGGATTGGGTCAAAGGTGGTGCCCTTCTCGCTGTTGAATATGTAATTGTCGGCTTATGGTGTATTTCTCAG GCCAAGGTCATCGCAGATTACCCAGCAGAGCTAGCTGTGGTCTTCTTCTACAACTTATCATGTCTGATCCTAGCAGCTCCTGCTTGTTTAATGGGGGTAACAAATTCAAGTGCTTGGAATATACTAAAACCTGATGTCCGGCTGTACTCAGTAGTGTATTCC gGAGTAATGGGATCAGGCTTTGGTATCCTTATTCAAACATGGGGCGTACATATAAAAGGACCTGTATATATAGCTTCATTCATGCCATTATCAATTGCCATTGCTGCAATTATGGGCTTCATATTTCTTGGGGATGACCTCTACCTTGGAAG TGTGATCGGATCCTTGATCATATCTTTAGGGTTTTATGCTCTAATATgggcaaaagcaaaagaagactGTGAAAAGGGTGATGAGTTTGGGGCATCTTCCAGCCAAAATGCTCCATTACTAGGCCAATATGATGATTCAACAAATGAAGGACGTGCATCTGCCATTGCTTGA
- the LOC113699144 gene encoding WAT1-related protein At5g40240-like isoform X2, translating into MHQCRCEHHLQSSHIEGLGLSCLHAVFLLHFSSSFPPSLLLLPQEITASSINYWSPCFSGQYLGYIGIEYSNPTLASAMTNLTPASTFILAVLFRMEKLEMKSWTTQVKIIGSVITIAGALLVVLYNGPVLIRSSTSSASVLAQHPALVTIAGGTKHSDWVKGGALLAVEYVIVGLWCISQAKVIADYPAELAVVFFYNLSCLILAAPACLMGVTNSSAWNILKPDVRLYSVVYSGVMGSGFGILIQTWGVHIKGPVYIASFMPLSIAIAAIMGFIFLGDDLYLGSVIGSLIISLGFYALIWAKAKEDCEKGDEFGASSSQNAPLLGQYDDSTNEGRASAIA; encoded by the exons ATGCATCAATGTCGGTGTGAGCATCATCTTCAAAGCAGCCACATTGAAGGGCTTGGACTTTCGTGTCTTCATGCTGTATTCCTATTGCATTTCAGCTCTTCTTTTCCTCCCTCTTTGCTACTTCTCCCACAG GAAATCACAGCTTCCTCCATTAACTATTGGTCTCCTTG CTTTTCCGGTCAATATCTTGGATACATCGGAATCGAGTATAGTAATCCAACACTGGCTTCCGCCATGACCAACCTTACCCCGGCTTCCACATTTATCCTGGCCGTCCTCTTCAG GATGGAAAAGCTAGAAATGAAGAGCTGGACCACCCAGGTTAAGATAATTGGGAGTGTAATAACGATTGCAGGAGCCCTGCTGGTGGTTCTGTACAATGGCCCAGTGCTGATAAGGAGCTCTACATCTTCAGCTTCTGTTCTTGCACAACACCCAGCACTTGTTACCATCGCCGGCGGAACCAAACACTCGGATTGGGTCAAAGGTGGTGCCCTTCTCGCTGTTGAATATGTAATTGTCGGCTTATGGTGTATTTCTCAG GCCAAGGTCATCGCAGATTACCCAGCAGAGCTAGCTGTGGTCTTCTTCTACAACTTATCATGTCTGATCCTAGCAGCTCCTGCTTGTTTAATGGGGGTAACAAATTCAAGTGCTTGGAATATACTAAAACCTGATGTCCGGCTGTACTCAGTAGTGTATTCC gGAGTAATGGGATCAGGCTTTGGTATCCTTATTCAAACATGGGGCGTACATATAAAAGGACCTGTATATATAGCTTCATTCATGCCATTATCAATTGCCATTGCTGCAATTATGGGCTTCATATTTCTTGGGGATGACCTCTACCTTGGAAG TGTGATCGGATCCTTGATCATATCTTTAGGGTTTTATGCTCTAATATgggcaaaagcaaaagaagactGTGAAAAGGGTGATGAGTTTGGGGCATCTTCCAGCCAAAATGCTCCATTACTAGGCCAATATGATGATTCAACAAATGAAGGACGTGCATCTGCCATTGCTTGA
- the LOC113699144 gene encoding WAT1-related protein At5g40240-like isoform X3 gives MGDRKGGFWYKELFPFTAMVATQCINVGVSIIFKAATLKGLDFRVFMLYSYCISALLFLPLCYFSHRMEKLEMKSWTTQVKIIGSVITIAGALLVVLYNGPVLIRSSTSSASVLAQHPALVTIAGGTKHSDWVKGGALLAVEYVIVGLWCISQAKVIADYPAELAVVFFYNLSCLILAAPACLMGVTNSSAWNILKPDVRLYSVVYSGVMGSGFGILIQTWGVHIKGPVYIASFMPLSIAIAAIMGFIFLGDDLYLGSVIGSLIISLGFYALIWAKAKEDCEKGDEFGASSSQNAPLLGQYDDSTNEGRASAIA, from the exons atgGGGGACCGGAAAGGAGGGTTTTGGTATAAAGAGCTATTTCCATTCACAGCCATGGTTGCAACACAATGCATCAATGTCGGTGTGAGCATCATCTTCAAAGCAGCCACATTGAAGGGCTTGGACTTTCGTGTCTTCATGCTGTATTCCTATTGCATTTCAGCTCTTCTTTTCCTCCCTCTTTGCTACTTCTCCCACAG GATGGAAAAGCTAGAAATGAAGAGCTGGACCACCCAGGTTAAGATAATTGGGAGTGTAATAACGATTGCAGGAGCCCTGCTGGTGGTTCTGTACAATGGCCCAGTGCTGATAAGGAGCTCTACATCTTCAGCTTCTGTTCTTGCACAACACCCAGCACTTGTTACCATCGCCGGCGGAACCAAACACTCGGATTGGGTCAAAGGTGGTGCCCTTCTCGCTGTTGAATATGTAATTGTCGGCTTATGGTGTATTTCTCAG GCCAAGGTCATCGCAGATTACCCAGCAGAGCTAGCTGTGGTCTTCTTCTACAACTTATCATGTCTGATCCTAGCAGCTCCTGCTTGTTTAATGGGGGTAACAAATTCAAGTGCTTGGAATATACTAAAACCTGATGTCCGGCTGTACTCAGTAGTGTATTCC gGAGTAATGGGATCAGGCTTTGGTATCCTTATTCAAACATGGGGCGTACATATAAAAGGACCTGTATATATAGCTTCATTCATGCCATTATCAATTGCCATTGCTGCAATTATGGGCTTCATATTTCTTGGGGATGACCTCTACCTTGGAAG TGTGATCGGATCCTTGATCATATCTTTAGGGTTTTATGCTCTAATATgggcaaaagcaaaagaagactGTGAAAAGGGTGATGAGTTTGGGGCATCTTCCAGCCAAAATGCTCCATTACTAGGCCAATATGATGATTCAACAAATGAAGGACGTGCATCTGCCATTGCTTGA